Genomic segment of Polycladomyces abyssicola:
AGCGGACTTTTCCCTGCAAGATAGCCTTTTTGTTGCGCCGTTCCGCCTGTTTCCGCATCGCATCGGACGGATCAATGCCAACTACCTTACCGTTCTGAATCATAAGGCTCGCTTTAGAAATTCCTACTCCCGGACCGTAACCGATCTCCAGTACGCGGTCATTTGGTTGAATATCCAGTAGAGACAAGGTCCATTCATTTCGTTCACCAGTGGTCATGGCCATAAGTTTTCCGGCAATGTGTCCCCAGAAACCAATTGGATGTCGAAATTGTTTAGAAAGATTTTCGATAAATCCCATGTCTTCACCACCTCAATGGAGCGGTATTAAGAGCCACGGTTGTAGTTTTGTCCCCGACGTATCGTCTTGTTCAACCTCGAGGCAGTTGATGTTATCTTCTTATTTCGACAAAAAAGACTGCTGACCTGCTACCTTTGTCAACAATCTCGGCCAGGATTAACCTGGCATTAAGTGTGTATCAATATCAGAAACAGACGGGGCATTCAAAGAGGCCAGCGGTAGCGTGCTTATCGAATGGGAATTGAAAAGAAAATCGGACGGGAGTCTCCCGGCCCAGCTCACCTACTACGGAGCTCACGTAGGGACGCAAGCCTTCGGATGGATAGAGCCCTAGTCACCTTCCGGGACGATGAGAAGTAAAACTTCGAAGTTCCATCACCAAAAAAAAATTCGGTTCTTTCGACTAGAGCTTCTCTCCGTGTAACCCAGGATGAAGAAGAGAATCCTAAGTTTGAAGGAGGATGGTAACGTGAAAGGAACCCGCTTCATCCTGGGAATTGTATGCTTGATTGTCTGGTTGGGAAGTGTCGGCACCCTTGCGGAGTATGTTACTACGATCCAAGCAGCCCGGGTTGAAAATTATTGGAAGGAGGTTGACCAGGTCTTCGGAAAAACGGGGGTGAGGCACCCCGATGGGGTTTTAAAGTTCGGTTTCCCACGCCGGGATCTCCGAGTAACCCTCCGGGGCGTGATCATTCGCCCAACGCTGGCGCTTGGATCCTGGGTGGCCTTCAAGCGGATCAATTCTACTGCCATGGTCATGGGGGACATGGTCTTGACGGAAAACGAGGTTAATCCAGTCATGGATCGGTTGTTCCAGAGAGGAATTAGTATCACGGCAATCCATAACCACCTGCTCCACGAATCACCGCGAGTGATGTACCTGCATATCGAAGGACACGGCGATCCTGTCCAGATGGCCCGCACCCTCCGCTCCGCGTTGGAGATAACCAAGACCCCGCTTAAGGCAAGAGAGTCCACTTCGTACACCTGGCTTTCGTTGGATACGAAGAAGATCGACCAAATTCTCGGCCATTCCGGGCAATGGAGTGATGGGGTTTATCAAATGAATATCCCCCGAGCGGAACCCATCATGGAAAACGGTATGGAAATCCCCCCATCCATGGGGACCGCCACTGCGATCAACTTCCAACCCACCGGGGGGCATCGAGCCGCGATCACGGGGGATTTTGTCTTGACGGCCCAGGAAGTAAACACCGTTGCCCAGGCACTACGCAAACATGGTATCGAAGTGACAGCCTTGCACAATCACATGCTGAACGAACAACCGCGTCTTTTCTTCATGCACTTCTGGGCGAACGGCGATGTACCCAAACTAGCTAAGGGGCTTCGGGTGGCCCTAGACCAAACACATAGCCAAAGATAAAATGATTTTATAAAGAAAGCCGATTCCTTATCTGGGAACCGGCTTTTTTTATATGGTATACTGTTCATATCCCCCCGGGGGGGATATGAACAGTAGGAGGGATTCCATGTCTCATCATAAACATCGTCGTTCCATCGTGAATCGGTTGGCTCGCATTGAAGGGCATGTCAGGTCGATCAAGGAAATGGCTCAGCAAGATCGGGACTGCGGGGACTTGTTGATTCAAATCGCTGCGGTCCGAAAAGCTTTGGATAACACAGGAAAGTTAATCCTACGAGATCACTTGGAGGGATGCGTGGTCGAGGCCATCCGTTCGGGGAATCAAGAAAAAGTATTGGGGGATTTGAAGGATGCCTTGGATAAATTCATCCGATAAGGCAAAATCGGTGGTCTCAGATACCATCACGATCCGGGAGAAAATCTCAACTGTCATGACCTTGGCATGGCCAGCCATTGTGGAGAATACTTTACAAACCCTTGTAGGTTTTGTCGATACGCTATTCGTTTCTAAGCTTGGTCTAGCTGAAGTATCCGCTGTGGGTATTACGCAAAGGATTTTAGAGCTATATTTTGCGGTCTTCATGGCCATTGGGGTGGGAAGTACAGCCCTGATCGCTCGTTATATCGGGGCAAACCAAATCGAGCAAGCCCGCCGGG
This window contains:
- a CDS encoding DUF1259 domain-containing protein; amino-acid sequence: MKGTRFILGIVCLIVWLGSVGTLAEYVTTIQAARVENYWKEVDQVFGKTGVRHPDGVLKFGFPRRDLRVTLRGVIIRPTLALGSWVAFKRINSTAMVMGDMVLTENEVNPVMDRLFQRGISITAIHNHLLHESPRVMYLHIEGHGDPVQMARTLRSALEITKTPLKARESTSYTWLSLDTKKIDQILGHSGQWSDGVYQMNIPRAEPIMENGMEIPPSMGTATAINFQPTGGHRAAITGDFVLTAQEVNTVAQALRKHGIEVTALHNHMLNEQPRLFFMHFWANGDVPKLAKGLRVALDQTHSQR
- a CDS encoding metal-sensing transcriptional repressor, with translation MSHHKHRRSIVNRLARIEGHVRSIKEMAQQDRDCGDLLIQIAAVRKALDNTGKLILRDHLEGCVVEAIRSGNQEKVLGDLKDALDKFIR